The following are encoded in a window of Sphingobium sp. AP49 genomic DNA:
- the prfB gene encoding peptide chain release factor 2, whose amino-acid sequence MRAEAQQYIDRIDAALDLLRRFLDWDRALRRLDELNARVEDPTLWDNAKLAQEVMRERTRLDGAISATRAIETEKTDTAELIEMADAEGDEDMVTEAIASLKALAERADEDKIKALLAGEADGSDTYLEIHAGAGGTESQDWAEILSRMYRRWAERRGFKVELVDYQAGETAGIKSATFLIKGENAYGYAKTESGVHRLVRISPYDSAARRHTSFSSVWVYPVIDDNIDIEVKESDLKIDTYRASGAGGQHVNTTDSAVRITHVPSGIIVASQNDRSQHKNRATAMNMLKARLYEAELRKREEAASTDYQAKTEIGWGHQIRSYVLQPYQLVKDLRTGVTSTAPDDVLDGALDPFMAAALSQKVTGEKVDVEDVD is encoded by the coding sequence ATGCGCGCCGAAGCGCAGCAATATATCGACCGTATCGACGCCGCACTGGACCTGCTGCGCCGCTTCCTCGACTGGGACCGGGCGCTGCGCCGGCTGGACGAGCTGAATGCCCGCGTCGAGGATCCGACCCTGTGGGACAATGCCAAGCTGGCGCAGGAGGTGATGCGCGAGCGTACCCGCCTGGACGGCGCGATCAGCGCCACCCGTGCGATCGAGACCGAGAAGACCGACACCGCCGAGCTTATCGAGATGGCCGATGCCGAAGGCGACGAGGATATGGTGACCGAGGCGATCGCATCGCTGAAGGCCCTTGCCGAGCGCGCTGACGAGGACAAGATCAAGGCGCTGCTGGCCGGCGAAGCCGACGGCAGCGATACCTATCTGGAAATCCATGCCGGCGCTGGGGGCACCGAAAGCCAGGACTGGGCCGAAATCCTGTCGCGCATGTATCGCCGCTGGGCGGAACGGCGCGGTTTCAAGGTGGAACTGGTCGACTATCAGGCGGGGGAAACCGCCGGCATCAAGTCGGCGACCTTCCTCATCAAGGGCGAAAATGCCTATGGCTATGCCAAGACCGAAAGCGGCGTCCATCGCCTGGTCCGCATCAGCCCCTATGACAGCGCTGCGCGCCGCCACACCAGCTTCTCGTCGGTCTGGGTCTATCCGGTGATCGACGACAATATCGATATCGAGGTCAAGGAATCCGACCTCAAGATCGATACCTATCGCGCATCGGGTGCGGGCGGCCAGCACGTCAACACCACCGACTCCGCGGTCCGCATCACCCACGTTCCCTCGGGCATCATCGTGGCCTCACAGAACGACCGTTCGCAGCACAAGAACCGCGCTACCGCGATGAACATGCTGAAGGCGCGCCTGTACGAGGCGGAACTGCGCAAACGCGAAGAAGCGGCCAGCACCGATTATCAGGCCAAGACCGAGATCGGCTGGGGCCACCAGATCCGCTCCTATGTGCTCCAGCCCTATCAGTTGGTGAAGGATCTGCGCACCGGCGTCACCTCGACCGCACCGGACGATGTGCTGGACGGCGCGCTCGATCCGTTCATGGCCGCCGCCCTGTCGCAGAAGGTCACGGGCGAGAAGGTGGATGTGGAGGATGTCGACTAA
- a CDS encoding methyltransferase domain-containing protein: MIRMMLAGPLFLLAACGPLAGGNQSDRSATAEPFPRADRPVAPIVSTRWSSEEARDRVNEAEDIMDRAGIRPGMTIADIGAGEGYYTVRLARRVGPRGRVLAEDILPEVIDALSRRITREDWTNVSVKLGAPEDPKLPENSFDRIFMVHMYHEIAEPYAFLWHLSPALKPDGELIVVDADRPTDQHGTPRRLLTCELAAMGFRLEEMISKPTAGGYMARFRRSTARPDPSSIVPCALRG, from the coding sequence ATGATCCGCATGATGCTGGCGGGGCCGTTGTTCCTGCTGGCAGCCTGCGGGCCGCTGGCGGGCGGCAATCAGTCGGATCGCTCGGCCACGGCCGAACCCTTTCCCCGTGCAGACCGGCCGGTGGCGCCGATCGTGTCGACCCGCTGGTCGAGCGAGGAAGCGCGTGATCGGGTCAATGAAGCCGAGGATATCATGGACCGGGCCGGCATCCGTCCGGGCATGACGATCGCCGATATCGGCGCGGGGGAGGGCTATTATACCGTGCGCCTGGCCAGGCGCGTCGGTCCCCGGGGCCGGGTACTGGCCGAGGATATCTTGCCCGAGGTGATCGACGCGCTGAGCCGCCGCATCACCCGCGAGGACTGGACCAATGTCAGCGTGAAGCTGGGCGCGCCGGAAGACCCCAAGTTGCCCGAAAACAGCTTCGACCGCATCTTCATGGTCCATATGTATCATGAGATCGCCGAGCCCTATGCCTTCCTGTGGCATCTCAGCCCGGCGCTCAAGCCCGACGGCGAACTGATCGTGGTCGATGCCGATCGGCCGACCGACCAGCACGGCACGCCCCGGCGCCTGCTGACCTGCGAACTTGCGGCGATGGGATTCCGGTTGGAGGAGATGATCTCCAAGCCGACGGCCGGCGGCTATATGGCCCGCTTCCGCCGCAGCACGGCGCGCCCCGATCCGTCCAGCATCGTCCCCTGCGCCCTGCGCGGATAG
- a CDS encoding adenosine deaminase produces the protein MNGDDRFVSALPKAELHLHIEGSLEPEMMFALAQRNRVSIPFASVDDVRAAYRFSRLQDFLDIYYAGADVLRTEQDFHDLALAYFDRAAADAVVHAEIFFDPQTHTDRGIPFQVVADGLLSGMAEAKRKHGLSSGLILCFLRHLDEEAALRTLDQAEPWLDRLLGVGLDSSEVGHPPSKFARAFERAGAMGLKRVAHAGEEGPPAYVHEALDILRVDRLDHGNRSLEDAALTARLAREGMTLTVCPLSNLKLCVVDSMTAHPMADMLRLGLRATVNSDDPAYFGGYVNDNYRALAATEKLSREDFVTLARNSFTGSFLDEATIAGHLAAVDRYVAGFDAD, from the coding sequence ATGAATGGCGACGATCGCTTCGTCAGCGCCCTGCCCAAGGCAGAATTGCACCTGCATATCGAGGGGAGCCTGGAGCCCGAGATGATGTTCGCGCTGGCACAGCGCAACCGTGTCTCCATCCCGTTTGCCAGCGTCGATGATGTCCGCGCGGCCTATCGCTTTTCCCGGCTGCAGGATTTCCTCGACATCTATTATGCCGGCGCCGATGTCCTGCGAACCGAACAGGATTTCCACGACCTGGCGCTCGCCTATTTCGACCGGGCGGCGGCAGACGCCGTAGTTCATGCCGAAATATTCTTCGATCCGCAGACACACACCGATCGCGGCATTCCGTTTCAGGTGGTCGCCGATGGCCTGTTGAGCGGCATGGCCGAGGCCAAGCGCAAGCATGGACTCAGCTCAGGCTTGATCCTGTGCTTCCTGCGCCATCTGGACGAGGAGGCGGCGCTCCGGACGCTGGATCAGGCCGAACCCTGGCTCGACCGGCTGCTGGGCGTTGGCCTCGATTCCTCCGAAGTCGGGCATCCGCCGTCGAAATTCGCCCGTGCGTTTGAACGCGCGGGGGCCATGGGCCTGAAGCGCGTGGCCCATGCCGGCGAAGAAGGGCCGCCCGCCTATGTCCACGAGGCTCTGGACATATTGCGGGTCGACCGGCTGGACCATGGCAACCGGTCGCTGGAGGATGCGGCGCTGACCGCGCGGCTGGCCAGGGAGGGTATGACGCTGACCGTGTGCCCGCTGTCGAACCTGAAGCTGTGCGTGGTCGACAGCATGACGGCGCATCCGATGGCGGACATGTTGCGGCTGGGTCTGCGGGCGACGGTCAATTCGGACGACCCCGCCTATTTCGGCGGCTATGTGAACGACAATTACCGGGCGCTCGCCGCCACCGAGAAGCTGAGCCGGGAGGATTTCGTCACGCTGGCCCGGAACAGCTTCACCGGCTCCTTCCTGGACGAGGCGACGATTGCAGGGCACCTGGCAGCGGTGGATCGCTATGTTGCCGGGTTCGACGCGGACTAA
- a CDS encoding peptidase S10: MRLTATLGFASLLALSLSHPALAQKDGAPDAAKQHAEQTADEIAKNWASAPVEEVTKTSKGTASVDGKSIAYTATAGTLTIRDAQGKPTASVFYTAYTAPGKHRPLTFFYNGGPGSASLWLRMGSFAPDHVRTGNPEPVAPAPFDVGPNPDSLIGSTDMVFLDAVGSGYSRPLGDAKGADFYGVDQDVDAFAKAILRYTTKNGRWGDPKYIFGESYGTTRSGALAYQLEDRGMALNGVILLSSIMNYGVRQSGFDTIHIGYLPSYAATAWYHNRVPGGRPASLEAFVEEARQFANGPYAAALLKGQDISAQEEDAVAQQMSRFTGLSVDYLKRANLRVSLSRFRKELLRDGRETLGRFDSRYKGIDEDAAGEDPEYDPSDTAISGLYVGSFLDQLTNKLGYQTDLSYRLSAREGGTFNWDWSHEPPSGRKQNVADVTADLSTAMRINPHLRVLSLNGYYDMATPFFSTERDLKHMMLEPALRPNLQFKYYPAGHMVYLNPEALHQMRLDMERYYAEGAR; the protein is encoded by the coding sequence ACCGCCACCCTTGGTTTTGCTTCCCTCCTCGCCCTTTCCCTGTCCCACCCCGCCCTCGCCCAGAAGGATGGCGCGCCCGACGCCGCCAAGCAGCATGCCGAGCAGACGGCGGACGAGATCGCCAAGAACTGGGCCAGCGCCCCGGTCGAGGAAGTGACTAAGACCAGCAAGGGCACGGCCAGCGTCGACGGCAAGTCGATCGCCTATACCGCCACCGCCGGCACGCTGACCATCCGCGACGCCCAGGGCAAGCCGACCGCCAGCGTCTTCTACACCGCCTATACCGCGCCGGGTAAGCATCGCCCGCTGACCTTCTTCTACAATGGCGGTCCCGGTTCGGCCTCGCTGTGGCTGCGCATGGGCAGCTTTGCCCCCGACCATGTCCGCACCGGCAATCCCGAACCGGTCGCGCCCGCGCCCTTCGATGTCGGCCCCAATCCCGACAGCCTGATCGGCAGCACCGACATGGTGTTCCTGGATGCGGTGGGATCGGGCTATTCGCGGCCGCTGGGCGATGCCAAGGGCGCCGACTTCTATGGCGTCGACCAGGATGTCGATGCCTTTGCCAAGGCGATCCTGCGCTACACCACCAAGAATGGCCGCTGGGGCGACCCCAAATATATTTTCGGCGAAAGCTATGGCACCACCCGTTCGGGCGCGCTCGCCTATCAGCTGGAAGATCGCGGCATGGCGCTGAACGGCGTCATCCTGCTGTCGTCGATCATGAATTATGGCGTGCGCCAGTCGGGCTTCGACACCATCCATATCGGCTATCTGCCCAGCTATGCCGCGACCGCCTGGTATCATAACCGCGTACCCGGCGGCCGCCCGGCCAGCCTGGAAGCCTTTGTCGAGGAAGCACGCCAGTTCGCCAACGGCCCCTATGCCGCCGCGCTGCTGAAAGGGCAGGACATCAGCGCCCAGGAAGAGGACGCCGTCGCCCAGCAGATGAGCCGCTTCACCGGCCTGTCGGTGGACTATCTCAAGCGCGCAAACCTGCGCGTGAGCCTCAGCCGCTTCCGCAAGGAATTGCTGCGCGACGGGCGCGAGACGCTGGGCCGGTTCGACAGCCGCTACAAGGGGATCGACGAGGATGCGGCGGGCGAGGATCCCGAATATGATCCGTCGGACACCGCGATCAGCGGCCTCTATGTCGGCAGCTTCCTCGATCAGCTGACCAACAAGCTCGGCTATCAGACCGACCTCAGCTATCGGCTGAGCGCACGAGAAGGCGGCACCTTCAACTGGGACTGGAGCCATGAGCCGCCGTCGGGCCGCAAGCAGAATGTCGCCGACGTCACCGCCGACCTGTCGACCGCGATGCGCATCAACCCGCATCTGCGCGTGCTGTCCTTGAATGGCTATTATGACATGGCGACGCCCTTCTTCTCGACCGAGCGGGACCTGAAGCACATGATGCTGGAGCCGGCGCTGCGGCCGAACCTGCAGTTCAAATATTATCCGGCGGGCCACATGGTCTATCTGAACCCGGAAGCACTCCACCAGATGCGCCTCGACATGGAGCGCTACTACGCCGAGGGCGCGCGTTAA